The following coding sequences lie in one Caldisericia bacterium genomic window:
- the trxB gene encoding thioredoxin-disulfide reductase: MYDLIIIGGGPAGLTASIYAKRFGLKTLLIEKLGTGGQVPLTDLVENFPGFPEGISGIELATKLTEQAKRFNVEIINDEVVDVEFGELNKVKTINEIYESKGIIIATGANPKKLGIPGEKEFTGRGVSYCAVCDAYFYKNKDVIVVGGGDSALTEALYLTTFVNKLYLIHRRDKFRAAQYLQDRVFKNSKIEVILNSELKEIIGDKRIQKVIVYNKEKNENLELSVNGVFIYVGLNPNSVIFKDKLNLDENGFIITDEEMRTNVKFVYAAGDVRKKSLRQIITACSDGAIAANTFCIDFCD, encoded by the coding sequence ATGTACGATTTGATAATTATAGGTGGGGGCCCAGCAGGACTAACTGCTTCAATTTATGCAAAAAGATTTGGCCTTAAAACATTGTTAATTGAAAAATTGGGTACTGGTGGTCAGGTTCCTCTTACAGATCTAGTAGAAAATTTTCCTGGTTTTCCTGAGGGTATTTCTGGTATTGAACTTGCAACAAAGTTAACTGAACAAGCAAAAAGGTTCAATGTTGAAATAATCAATGATGAAGTTGTTGATGTTGAATTTGGTGAGCTTAATAAAGTAAAAACCATAAATGAAATTTATGAATCAAAGGGAATAATAATAGCAACTGGAGCAAATCCAAAGAAACTTGGCATTCCTGGTGAAAAAGAATTTACTGGAAGAGGTGTATCTTATTGTGCTGTGTGCGATGCATATTTTTATAAAAATAAAGATGTTATTGTAGTAGGAGGTGGAGACTCTGCATTAACCGAAGCATTATATCTTACAACATTTGTTAATAAATTATATCTTATACATAGGAGAGATAAATTTCGTGCAGCACAATATTTACAAGATAGAGTTTTTAAAAATAGTAAAATAGAAGTAATCCTTAATTCTGAATTAAAAGAAATTATAGGAGATAAAAGAATTCAAAAAGTAATTGTCTATAATAAAGAAAAAAATGAAAATTTAGAGTTAAGTGTCAATGGTGTTTTTATATATGTTGGATTGAATCCTAATAGCGTAATTTTTAAAGATAAACTAAATCTTGATGAAAATGGATTTATTATTACAGATGAAGAAATGAGAACTAATGTAAAATTTGTTTATGCAGCAGGAGATGTTAGAAAAAAGAGTTTGAGACAAATAATAACAGCTTGTAGTGATGGCGCAATTGCAGCAAATACTTTTTGTATTGATTTTTGCGATTAA
- a CDS encoding phosphoglycerate kinase, which produces MRLRTLKNVDLKGKRVLYRVDYNVPLTEDLIVRDDTRIKETLPTINYMRKNGAKIIILTHLGRPKGERKKDLSLKPVRDKLSEMLNYDVKLIDDVYSEEAIKVVNSLIEGDVVMFENLRFYPEEEKNVESFAEKLAEFGDLFVSDAFAVSHRENTSVFLLPSMLPSYAGFLMEKEVNALSKLIENPERPYVIIIGGAKVSDKIGVLKNLVNKVNSILIGGGSAFTFLKAEGYNIGSSIYEREMEDTAKEIIQLASKKNVKLLLPVDVHVTEELKEGKDHEIVPIEKIPYDWYGVDIGPKTIEIFKEEIKHAKTIFWSGPLGVYEMEIYSNGTKEIAKAVSEVEGTKVVGGGDTISALNKFGYLEKMTHVSTGGGALLEFLEGKILPGIKVLLEE; this is translated from the coding sequence GTGAGATTAAGAACTCTTAAAAATGTTGATTTAAAAGGCAAAAGGGTTCTTTATAGGGTTGATTATAATGTCCCATTAACTGAAGATCTCATTGTAAGAGACGATACAAGAATAAAAGAGACTCTTCCAACTATAAACTATATGAGAAAAAATGGTGCAAAAATTATTATTCTTACTCATCTTGGAAGACCAAAAGGAGAGAGAAAAAAAGATTTATCTTTAAAACCTGTAAGAGATAAATTGAGTGAAATGTTAAACTATGATGTAAAATTAATTGACGATGTATATAGTGAAGAAGCGATAAAAGTTGTTAACTCTCTTATTGAAGGCGATGTTGTTATGTTTGAAAATTTAAGATTTTATCCAGAAGAAGAAAAAAATGTAGAATCATTTGCTGAGAAACTCGCAGAATTTGGTGATCTTTTTGTTAGTGATGCTTTTGCTGTTTCTCATAGAGAAAATACCTCCGTTTTTCTTTTACCCAGTATGTTACCTTCTTACGCTGGTTTTTTAATGGAAAAAGAGGTAAATGCTTTATCTAAACTTATTGAAAATCCTGAAAGACCTTATGTAATAATAATTGGTGGCGCAAAAGTCTCAGATAAAATAGGTGTTTTGAAAAATTTAGTTAATAAAGTTAATTCAATACTTATAGGAGGTGGCTCTGCTTTTACTTTTCTCAAAGCAGAGGGTTATAATATTGGATCTTCAATTTATGAAAGAGAAATGGAAGATACTGCAAAAGAAATAATTCAATTAGCTTCAAAGAAAAATGTAAAACTTTTACTTCCTGTTGATGTCCATGTAACAGAGGAATTGAAAGAAGGAAAAGATCATGAGATAGTACCAATTGAAAAAATTCCATATGATTGGTATGGAGTCGATATAGGACCAAAAACTATTGAAATTTTTAAAGAAGAGATAAAACATGCTAAAACAATTTTCTGGAGTGGCCCACTTGGTGTTTATGAAATGGAAATATATTCAAATGGAACAAAGGAAATTGCTAAAGCAGTTAGTGAAGTTGAAGGAACAAAAGTTGTAGGAGGTGGAGATACAATCTCTGCTTTAAATAAATTTGGTTATCTTGAAAAAATGACACATGTATCCACTGGTGGTGGAGCTCTTCTTGAGTTTCTAGAAGGTAAAATTTTGCCAGGTATAAAGGTTTTGTTAGAGGAATAA
- the gap gene encoding type I glyceraldehyde-3-phosphate dehydrogenase, which translates to MRVAINGFGRIGRQVLKAIKKKYGGIEIVAVNDLFDLDMLSYLLKYDSNYGVYEKDFQIKDNKLILDGKEIIFLKEKNIENLPWKDLNIDIVIESTGVYTDGEKAKLHLNAGAKKVIITAPSKNEDITIVLGVNEELYDPKKHNIISNASCTTNSLAPIVKVLHKNFIIEKGLMTTVHSYTNDQMLLDAPHKKDPRRARSAATNIIPTTTGAAKAVALVIPELKGKLNGIALRVPTPTVSITDFTCLVRKDTTPEEVNKVLKEASETYLYGILGYTEDPVVSSDFKGSEYSGIVDASLTDVIDGNLVKVFSWYDNEWGYSVRIADLTKYIFDKGV; encoded by the coding sequence ATGAGAGTAGCAATCAATGGTTTTGGAAGAATTGGTAGACAAGTTTTAAAAGCAATTAAGAAAAAATATGGTGGGATTGAGATTGTTGCTGTGAATGACCTATTTGATTTAGACATGTTATCTTATTTATTAAAATATGATTCGAATTATGGGGTTTATGAAAAAGATTTTCAAATAAAAGATAATAAATTAATATTAGATGGCAAAGAAATTATATTTTTAAAAGAAAAAAATATTGAAAATCTTCCATGGAAAGATTTAAATATTGACATAGTCATTGAGTCAACTGGTGTATACACCGATGGTGAAAAAGCAAAATTACACTTAAATGCTGGTGCTAAAAAGGTTATTATTACTGCACCTAGCAAAAACGAAGATATAACAATTGTTTTAGGAGTAAATGAAGAGTTGTATGATCCTAAAAAACATAATATAATTTCAAACGCTTCATGTACAACAAATTCACTTGCTCCAATTGTTAAAGTTTTACATAAAAATTTTATTATAGAGAAAGGGCTAATGACAACTGTACACTCTTATACAAACGATCAAATGCTACTTGATGCACCACATAAAAAAGATCCAAGAAGAGCAAGAAGTGCTGCAACAAATATTATTCCAACAACTACTGGTGCTGCAAAAGCAGTTGCATTAGTTATCCCAGAACTAAAAGGGAAATTAAATGGAATTGCTTTAAGAGTTCCAACACCTACAGTATCAATTACCGATTTTACATGTTTAGTTAGAAAAGACACAACACCTGAAGAGGTTAACAAAGTTTTGAAAGAAGCATCTGAAACTTATCTTTATGGAATACTTGGTTATACAGAAGATCCGGTGGTTTCATCTGATTTTAAAGGTAGTGAATATTCAGGTATTGTTGATGCTTCTCTAACAGATGTTATTGATGGAAATTTAGTTAAAGTTTTTTCATGGTATGACAATGAGTGGGGATATTCAGTAAGAATTGCTGATCTTACAAAATATATTTTTGATAAGGGGGTATAA
- the rpoN gene encoding RNA polymerase factor sigma-54, whose amino-acid sequence MKSRVELKSLTKLSQNLYLRQNLIQLMNILYYPAIELREILINRFEENPFLEIENNDFDELPDDFNIEDLEDKESKGYLDSFIKEEKTFKDYLEDQLILFNFDEIENKVAKYLIGNIDDIGLLRIDINDIKKDLKVGKEKILKVLNTLKNELHPPGVLACNEKESILIQLIRNNLIDKKEIKKWEEIIDKFLKNEELDEKYLNKLSKVYIYPTKIFERSLIMYILPELYLEKEGNSLKVIYNDSIIPKVKFNEELYNNIKSRIFELTKEEREFFKNKVKDAKDLIYLISEREEKILNVANFVIQKQKNFFLKDGYLENITLKEIANELNISISTVSRILNEKYIETPKGVFPLKFFLGKEKLKKGVFGTKIKMMIKDLIENENKEKPFSDGDIAKILNERGIFIKRRTVAKYREELNIPPKNKRKIK is encoded by the coding sequence ATGAAGAGTAGAGTAGAATTAAAAAGTCTTACAAAATTATCACAAAATTTATATTTAAGACAAAATTTAATTCAATTAATGAATATTTTATATTACCCTGCTATAGAGTTAAGAGAAATATTAATTAATAGATTTGAAGAAAATCCCTTTTTAGAGATTGAAAATAATGATTTTGATGAGTTGCCAGATGATTTTAATATTGAAGATTTAGAAGATAAAGAATCAAAGGGTTATCTTGATAGTTTTATAAAAGAAGAAAAAACATTTAAAGATTATCTTGAAGATCAATTAATTTTATTTAATTTTGATGAAATTGAAAATAAAGTTGCAAAATATTTAATTGGAAACATAGATGATATAGGTTTATTAAGAATTGATATTAATGATATTAAAAAAGATTTAAAAGTTGGTAAAGAGAAAATTTTAAAAGTTTTAAATACCCTAAAAAACGAACTTCATCCACCAGGAGTTCTTGCTTGTAATGAAAAAGAGAGTATTTTAATACAGCTTATAAGAAATAATTTAATCGATAAAAAAGAAATTAAAAAATGGGAAGAAATTATTGATAAATTTTTAAAAAATGAAGAGTTAGATGAAAAGTATTTAAATAAACTCTCAAAAGTTTATATATATCCAACCAAAATTTTTGAAAGAAGTTTAATTATGTATATTTTACCAGAACTATATCTTGAAAAAGAAGGTAACTCTCTAAAAGTTATTTATAATGATTCAATAATTCCAAAAGTAAAATTTAATGAAGAACTTTATAACAATATTAAATCAAGGATTTTTGAATTAACAAAAGAAGAAAGAGAATTTTTTAAAAATAAAGTAAAAGATGCAAAAGATCTTATTTATCTTATATCTGAGAGAGAAGAAAAGATATTAAATGTTGCAAATTTTGTAATTCAAAAACAGAAAAATTTTTTCTTAAAGGATGGATATTTAGAAAATATAACATTGAAAGAAATCGCAAATGAACTTAATATTTCAATTTCAACAGTATCAAGAATTTTAAATGAAAAATATATTGAAACTCCAAAAGGTGTTTTTCCACTAAAATTTTTCCTTGGTAAAGAAAAATTAAAAAAAGGTGTTTTTGGAACAAAAATTAAAATGATGATAAAAGATTTAATAGAGAATGAAAATAAAGAGAAGCCTTTTTCAGATGGAGATATAGCAAAAATTTTAAATGAAAGAGGTATTTTTATAAAAAGAAGAACTGTTGCAAAATATAGAGAAGAGTTAAATATTCCTCCAAAAAATAAAAGAAAAATTAAATAA
- the whiA gene encoding DNA-binding protein WhiA, which translates to MENLDLYTNNVKRDILRTKPREYNEILAEIQGFLLTCGNIFISREKSGVIFVIPSPEISRRVISDSNKIFTGKREIKLFKLKGRNFIEISYNVKLDDLIRSGLIDEKDLKVHFKPKGEGSIKSFLRGSFLGSGAIRDPKKGYYLEIRFNKESSYYEFFEIAKVNHFNFKERDKNSYKILYLQNKDDIKEFLLFIGASQSFFSIFENSLIKDMRNELTKNVNYEIKNLKKTVDAYIKARDAIIYIKEKGYYKNLTPALKKIVELRLKYPDLSLRELALKLGVTKSCVNHRLRRIIKIAMRLKNEE; encoded by the coding sequence ATGGAAAATTTAGATTTATATACAAATAATGTTAAAAGAGATATATTAAGAACAAAACCAAGAGAATATAATGAAATTTTAGCTGAAATTCAAGGTTTTTTACTTACTTGTGGGAATATATTCATTAGTAGAGAAAAAAGTGGTGTCATTTTTGTTATTCCATCTCCTGAAATATCAAGAAGAGTAATTTCAGATTCAAACAAAATTTTTACAGGAAAAAGAGAAATAAAGTTATTCAAATTAAAAGGAAGAAATTTTATTGAAATTTCTTATAATGTTAAACTAGATGATTTAATAAGATCAGGTTTAATAGATGAAAAAGATTTAAAAGTTCATTTCAAGCCAAAAGGAGAAGGTTCTATAAAAAGCTTTTTAAGAGGTTCTTTTCTTGGATCTGGCGCTATTAGAGATCCTAAAAAGGGTTATTATCTTGAAATAAGGTTTAATAAAGAATCTTCATATTATGAATTTTTTGAAATTGCAAAAGTAAATCATTTCAATTTTAAAGAGAGAGATAAAAATAGTTATAAAATTTTGTATTTACAAAATAAAGATGATATAAAAGAATTTTTATTATTTATTGGTGCTTCTCAATCTTTTTTCTCTATTTTTGAAAATTCTCTTATAAAAGACATGAGAAATGAATTAACAAAAAATGTGAATTATGAAATAAAAAATTTAAAGAAAACAGTTGATGCGTATATTAAAGCGAGAGATGCTATAATTTATATTAAAGAGAAAGGATATTATAAAAATTTAACTCCTGCCTTGAAAAAGATAGTCGAATTGAGATTAAAATACCCAGATTTAAGTTTAAGAGAACTTGCTTTAAAACTTGGAGTAACAAAATCATGTGTTAATCATAGATTGAGAAGAATAATTAAAATTGCTATGAGGTTAAAGAATGAAGAGTAG
- a CDS encoding YvcK family protein, translated as MKEKIKSFLKWFYPGMNVKRWILLMILGLTLLALGLMVIIDFTTLGAIKRLIIDFIIVFMKGNFTFPNWLVKLIALLYFFVGIFFIVFGFQRLLNSLFTALLKEKRNEVVNIVHKYRFKKKLKKVVTIGGGTGMSTILRGLKEYPFYPIAIVTVTDDGGSSGRLREELGIPPPGDIRNCIVSLSESEEFLKDLFQYRFKEGDTLQGHSIGNLLIAGSIKLKDSLLYGIKKLEEALNLYGKVIPVSECILTLKGEFEDGDIIYGETNIRKKRGKIKNISFEPFYAKPTYEAINEIQNADLIVIGPGSLFTSIIPPLLFNHIVEAIKNSKAKKIYILNLMTESGETDNFTASMHVEKIYEYTKEKIFDYIIVNIGKISDYYLNKYKEYNSYPVIVDEDKLKKLNLKIIKDDFVTVETGYLRHNPHKIYETLNKILKWKI; from the coding sequence ATGAAAGAGAAAATTAAAAGTTTTTTAAAGTGGTTTTATCCAGGAATGAATGTTAAAAGGTGGATACTTTTAATGATTCTTGGTTTAACCCTACTCGCACTTGGTTTAATGGTAATTATTGATTTTACAACTCTTGGTGCAATAAAAAGATTAATCATTGATTTTATTATAGTTTTCATGAAAGGTAATTTTACATTTCCAAATTGGCTTGTAAAATTAATTGCACTTCTTTATTTTTTTGTCGGTATATTTTTTATAGTATTTGGTTTTCAAAGACTTTTAAATTCTCTTTTTACAGCATTACTTAAGGAGAAGAGAAATGAAGTTGTAAATATAGTTCATAAATATAGATTTAAGAAAAAATTGAAAAAAGTAGTAACAATAGGTGGGGGAACCGGAATGTCAACAATTTTAAGAGGCTTAAAAGAATATCCATTTTATCCAATAGCAATAGTTACTGTTACAGATGATGGTGGCAGTTCTGGAAGATTAAGAGAAGAATTAGGAATTCCACCACCTGGAGATATTAGAAATTGTATTGTTTCTTTATCAGAAAGTGAAGAATTTTTAAAAGATTTATTCCAATATAGATTCAAAGAAGGCGACACATTACAAGGACACTCAATAGGTAATTTACTTATTGCTGGTTCTATAAAATTAAAAGATAGTTTACTTTATGGAATCAAAAAATTAGAAGAGGCTCTAAATTTATATGGAAAAGTTATACCTGTATCTGAATGTATATTAACTCTTAAAGGGGAGTTTGAAGATGGAGATATAATTTATGGTGAAACAAATATTAGAAAAAAAAGGGGCAAAATAAAAAATATTTCATTCGAACCATTTTATGCAAAACCTACTTATGAAGCTATAAATGAAATACAAAACGCAGATTTAATTGTCATAGGACCTGGAAGTTTATTCACATCAATTATTCCACCTCTTCTTTTTAACCATATTGTTGAAGCAATTAAAAATTCAAAAGCGAAAAAAATTTATATTTTAAATTTAATGACAGAGAGTGGTGAAACTGACAATTTTACAGCATCAATGCATGTTGAAAAAATTTATGAATATACAAAAGAGAAAATTTTTGATTATATAATTGTGAACATTGGTAAGATAAGCGATTATTACCTTAATAAATATAAAGAGTATAATTCTTATCCGGTAATTGTTGATGAAGATAAATTGAAAAAGTTAAATTTGAAAATAATTAAAGATGATTTTGTAACGGTTGAAACTGGATATTTGCGACATAACCCTCATAAAATATATGAAACATTAAATAAGATATTGAAATGGAAAATTTAG
- the rapZ gene encoding RNase adapter RapZ: protein MNKTKDFVIITGISGAGKTKASEFLEDIGYFCIENLPLNLIEKCIEMFKKGATQIKRVSITLDIRESEFEKSFPIILEKLKKDGVNPFIIFLDADLDTLIKRYKETRRKHPLHSEEGLLSSIKIEKEKLSIIKNLSDVIIDTTDMTLSDLKVKLIDTLKEIKESIMSITIITFGYKYGIPIDSDLIFDVRFLPNPFYLDKLKNTSGLDDEVKNFVLSHEITKGFISKFKDLILFLIPEYIKEGKTSLIISFGCTGGKHRSVVIGEEVKRILENYGYKSTIFHRDIRKE, encoded by the coding sequence ATGAATAAAACAAAAGATTTTGTTATAATAACAGGGATATCTGGAGCAGGTAAAACTAAAGCATCTGAGTTTTTAGAAGATATTGGATATTTTTGTATAGAGAATTTACCATTAAATTTGATTGAAAAATGTATTGAAATGTTTAAAAAAGGAGCAACACAAATAAAAAGAGTTTCTATAACACTTGATATAAGAGAGAGTGAATTTGAAAAAAGTTTCCCAATTATTCTTGAAAAATTAAAAAAGGATGGAGTGAATCCTTTTATAATATTTCTTGATGCTGATCTTGATACACTTATAAAAAGATATAAAGAAACAAGAAGAAAACATCCACTACATTCTGAAGAAGGTTTACTCTCTTCTATAAAAATTGAAAAAGAAAAATTAAGTATTATAAAAAATTTAAGTGATGTAATAATAGATACAACAGATATGACACTATCAGATTTAAAAGTAAAACTGATAGATACATTAAAAGAAATTAAAGAATCAATTATGTCAATAACAATAATAACCTTTGGTTATAAATATGGAATTCCAATAGATTCAGATTTAATTTTTGATGTAAGATTTTTACCAAATCCGTTTTATTTAGATAAGTTAAAAAATACATCTGGTCTTGATGATGAGGTTAAAAATTTTGTTCTTTCTCATGAGATAACAAAGGGATTTATATCTAAATTTAAAGATTTAATTCTTTTTTTAATTCCAGAATATATAAAAGAAGGTAAAACATCACTTATAATTTCATTTGGTTGTACAGGTGGAAAACATAGGTCTGTTGTTATTGGAGAGGAAGTTAAAAGAATATTAGAAAATTATGGATATAAATCAACAATTTTTCATAGGGATATTAGAAAAGAATGA
- a CDS encoding DUF4878 domain-containing protein — translation MKKSILFILTLLILISTTLISCTNTNTPEGTLIRYFKLIMRENYEDAYKLLSGDMLKEKGTLEDFKNSFELMKKNNRKITRVRIEDVVLSTDKKRARVHFVLTINESGQDVEYRGAYILILYDDGWKIEGSIF, via the coding sequence ATGAAAAAAAGTATTCTTTTTATTTTGACTTTATTGATTTTAATTTCGACAACTTTAATATCTTGCACAAACACAAACACTCCAGAAGGAACTCTTATACGATACTTTAAACTTATTATGAGAGAGAATTATGAAGATGCGTATAAACTTTTATCTGGTGATATGTTAAAAGAAAAGGGGACTCTTGAAGATTTTAAAAATTCTTTTGAATTAATGAAAAAAAATAATAGAAAAATTACAAGAGTAAGAATTGAAGATGTTGTTTTGTCTACAGATAAAAAAAGAGCAAGAGTTCATTTTGTTTTAACAATAAATGAAAGTGGTCAAGATGTTGAATATAGGGGTGCTTACATATTAATTTTATATGATGATGGTTGGAAAATTGAGGGTTCTATATTTTAG
- a CDS encoding TIGR04076 family protein translates to MKKVIIKVKDKKGFCSANHNIGDNWEIKDNIFVPEGLCMHAFYVLYPWIQVLRMEGKIPWSTDNEIEVPCIDSENLVIFSLKGEEIEK, encoded by the coding sequence ATGAAAAAGGTAATAATAAAAGTGAAAGATAAAAAAGGGTTTTGTTCTGCAAATCATAATATAGGTGATAATTGGGAAATAAAGGATAATATTTTTGTTCCAGAAGGATTATGTATGCATGCTTTTTATGTACTATATCCATGGATACAAGTTCTAAGAATGGAAGGTAAGATTCCATGGTCAACTGATAATGAAATTGAAGTTCCATGTATTGATAGTGAAAATCTTGTAATTTTTTCATTAAAAGGAGAAGAAATTGAGAAGTGA
- a CDS encoding formate--tetrahydrofolate ligase has translation MRSDIEINRECKPKFIEEIAEVIGLEKNDLIKYGDYIAKIKLSVLEKIKDKKDGKYILVTGINPTPLGEGKTTTTIGLGQAFKKLGKIGLITIRQPSLGPVFGIKGGAHGGGYSQVYPMVEFNTHFTGDNYAVYTAHNLLVSFLYNSIYHKNPLNIDLNTINIKRVLDISDRSLRKIIGGVSENFVLHESGFEITSASEIMAILALSKNLKDLRERLGKIVVGFTYDKKPVFSEDLKVAGSLALLTKDALMPNLIQTIENSPVFVHTGPFGNIAHGNSSIIGDIIGIKISDYLITEAGFGTDLGAEKFFNIKCRYSNLKPNLAVLVATLRAIKMHGSNIKVTPGKQLPKEILEKNIDYLINGAENLKKHIENLKLHGVKVIVNLNYFENDDLEEIEILKNISIENGADDFVISEVYQKGGEGGLDLGKSIIKLTENCESDFKFLYDLDLSIEEKIKIISTKIYGAKDVTFSAEAKKKIELFENLGFSKLPICMAKTHLSLSSDPNLKGRPKDFIIPIIDLKISNGAGFIVAYTQEISTMPSLPSDPIGKYIDLDENGNVYGLK, from the coding sequence TTGAGAAGTGATATTGAGATAAATAGAGAATGTAAACCTAAATTTATTGAAGAGATAGCAGAAGTAATAGGTTTAGAAAAAAATGACTTGATAAAATATGGAGATTATATTGCAAAAATAAAACTCTCTGTTTTAGAAAAAATTAAAGATAAAAAAGATGGTAAATATATTTTAGTAACTGGAATTAATCCAACACCTCTTGGTGAAGGAAAAACAACTACAACTATTGGTTTAGGACAAGCATTTAAAAAACTTGGAAAAATTGGTTTAATAACAATTAGACAACCTTCATTAGGTCCTGTATTTGGAATAAAAGGCGGAGCACATGGTGGAGGTTATTCTCAAGTTTATCCAATGGTTGAATTTAATACACATTTTACAGGTGACAATTATGCAGTTTATACAGCACATAATTTGCTTGTATCATTTTTATACAATTCTATTTATCATAAAAATCCATTAAATATAGATTTAAACACAATAAATATAAAAAGGGTGTTAGATATATCAGATAGAAGTTTAAGAAAAATAATTGGAGGAGTTTCTGAAAATTTTGTTCTTCATGAAAGTGGTTTCGAGATAACATCAGCATCTGAAATAATGGCAATTCTTGCTCTTTCGAAAAATTTAAAAGACCTAAGAGAGAGATTGGGAAAAATAGTTGTTGGTTTCACATATGACAAAAAACCAGTTTTTAGCGAAGATTTAAAAGTTGCAGGAAGTTTAGCTCTTTTAACAAAAGATGCTTTAATGCCAAATTTAATTCAAACAATTGAAAATTCACCAGTTTTTGTTCACACAGGACCTTTTGGAAACATTGCACATGGAAATTCATCTATTATAGGAGACATAATTGGCATTAAAATTTCTGATTATTTAATAACTGAAGCAGGATTTGGAACAGATCTTGGAGCAGAAAAATTTTTCAATATAAAATGTAGATATTCTAATCTTAAACCAAATTTAGCAGTTCTTGTTGCAACATTAAGAGCAATAAAAATGCATGGTTCAAATATAAAAGTGACTCCTGGAAAACAACTTCCTAAAGAAATTTTAGAAAAAAATATTGATTATTTAATAAATGGAGCAGAAAATTTAAAAAAACATATTGAGAACTTAAAACTCCATGGAGTAAAAGTTATTGTAAATCTAAATTATTTTGAAAATGATGATTTAGAAGAAATAGAGATTTTAAAAAATATATCAATTGAAAATGGAGCTGATGATTTTGTTATATCAGAAGTGTATCAAAAGGGAGGAGAAGGGGGATTAGATTTAGGTAAATCAATAATAAAATTAACTGAAAATTGTGAATCAGATTTTAAATTTTTGTACGATCTTGATTTATCAATTGAAGAGAAAATAAAAATCATATCTACAAAAATTTATGGAGCAAAAGATGTAACTTTTTCAGCTGAAGCAAAGAAAAAAATAGAACTTTTTGAAAATTTAGGCTTTTCAAAATTACCAATTTGTATGGCAAAGACACATTTATCTCTATCTTCTGATCCTAATTTAAAGGGTAGACCTAAAGATTTTATAATTCCAATAATTGATTTGAAAATTTCAAATGGAGCTGGTTTTATAGTTGCATATACTCAAGAAATTAGCACAATGCCATCTCTTCCCTCAGATCCAATTGGAAAATATATTGATTTAGATGAAAATGGTAATGTATATGGTTTAAAATAA